From a region of the Stenotrophomonas sp. BIO128-Bstrain genome:
- a CDS encoding ATP-binding protein — MIASARAATSSLHDTLANALEFMFLDRHSHAPVEWQPGAASVLAGCLSASRPVAAAKGTALLFDLDQPVLEHASCDTRALRHIASNLISNAVKFCDAGTVSVRLRFEAGVGERGRMVLRVSDTGEGISAEDLNDIFGAFNTTRDGRQRGGTGLGLSLCRRIATAQGGQITVRSQPGVGSTFTATLPAQRRTEQAPALPGHLSAHNDRPARVLVIEDQPLNADVISHRLRERGFEVRCAASRHEALQQLEQAGPFDLITLDDALPDASGLETIEAIRALERARAWLGARVVSISASPDVTRPPRYRAAGIAATLCKPIEWPAFDVATHCTAMNPARAPRPAAATPLDVLAVYRTQIPQDIAALREAIVAHEWRPALAMSHRIRGAASMVGDAATLVTLDQIDGCLKHHAINGDPGAADLDEMDRLLAQMDPGA, encoded by the coding sequence GTGATCGCGTCCGCCCGCGCGGCCACCTCTTCCCTGCACGACACCCTGGCCAATGCGCTGGAATTCATGTTCCTGGATCGCCACAGCCATGCACCCGTGGAGTGGCAGCCCGGCGCGGCCTCCGTACTGGCCGGCTGCCTGAGCGCATCCAGGCCGGTAGCCGCGGCCAAGGGCACCGCCCTGCTGTTCGATCTCGACCAGCCGGTGCTGGAGCACGCGAGCTGCGACACCCGCGCCCTGCGCCACATCGCCAGCAATCTGATCTCCAACGCTGTGAAGTTCTGCGATGCCGGAACCGTGTCGGTGCGCCTGAGATTCGAGGCAGGTGTAGGCGAGCGCGGCCGGATGGTGCTGCGTGTGAGCGATACCGGCGAAGGCATCAGCGCCGAAGATCTGAACGACATCTTCGGCGCCTTCAACACCACCCGTGACGGCCGGCAGCGCGGCGGGACCGGCCTGGGGCTGTCCCTGTGCCGCCGCATCGCCACGGCGCAGGGCGGGCAGATCACCGTGCGCAGCCAACCAGGCGTGGGGTCCACCTTCACCGCCACCCTGCCCGCGCAGCGGCGCACGGAGCAGGCGCCGGCCCTGCCCGGCCACCTGTCCGCCCACAACGACCGGCCCGCGCGCGTCCTGGTCATCGAAGACCAGCCACTGAACGCCGACGTCATCAGCCACCGGCTGCGCGAGCGCGGGTTCGAGGTGCGCTGCGCCGCCAGTCGCCATGAGGCACTGCAGCAGCTGGAACAGGCCGGCCCCTTCGACCTGATCACCCTGGACGATGCACTGCCGGATGCCAGCGGGCTGGAAACAATCGAGGCCATCCGCGCCCTGGAGCGGGCGCGCGCGTGGCTGGGCGCCCGCGTGGTCTCGATCTCGGCATCACCCGACGTCACCCGCCCCCCCCGCTACCGGGCCGCGGGCATCGCGGCGACCCTGTGCAAGCCTATCGAGTGGCCTGCGTTCGATGTGGCCACGCACTGCACGGCGATGAATCCGGCCAGGGCCCCGCGGCCGGCGGCGGCGACGCCGTTGGATGTGCTGGCGGTGTATCGCACGCAGATCCCCCAGGATATTGCCGCACTGCGCGAGGCCATCGTGGCCCACGAATGGCGGCCGGCGCTGGCGATGAGCCACCGCATCCGCGGGGCGGCCTCGATGGTCGGGGATGCGGCCACGCTGGTCACGCTGGACCAGATCGACGGCTGCCTGAAGCACCATGCCATCAACGGCGACCCGGGCGCCGCGGACCTCGACGAAATGGACCGCCTGCTGGCGCAGATGGACCCAGGCGCCTGA
- a CDS encoding transporter substrate-binding domain-containing protein, whose protein sequence is MKNIAGKRRVALQASLLATILLAAGALLLTLFPAHSDRQPPFVLAAGPQLGGPYGLGGPSSLGGARAYVEAVEALSGIKIQVAGATTFSDALGLLAQQEVDGLAFALPGTTALLPTATVISPAFYAGDSVLLTRSSSPVRALAALEGKRVTVIGNGEYHGYLAAHHPAIEVFPLPAAADMVAAVDSGTVDAALGMDAILIPLARRGNSTTLAVHPASDGPSVRIRVASHPARAAEMDRAHQAFRSLPLDTQQDLVGRWMDALYRSPPTLHAVLSFYRTPIIVLVLSILGAAFVIIQAYRNARATAALQASTARMLTLVNHEVRNGVASVISAIDLIESTVPTRPPRP, encoded by the coding sequence ATGAAAAACATCGCGGGTAAACGTCGGGTCGCGTTGCAGGCCAGCCTGCTGGCGACCATCCTCCTCGCCGCCGGGGCGCTGCTGCTTACGCTGTTCCCCGCTCATTCGGATCGGCAGCCACCCTTCGTGCTGGCCGCCGGCCCGCAGTTGGGCGGCCCGTACGGGCTGGGCGGGCCTTCCTCGCTGGGCGGTGCACGTGCCTACGTGGAGGCGGTGGAGGCGCTCTCGGGCATCAAGATCCAGGTGGCCGGCGCCACCACCTTCAGCGACGCACTGGGCCTGCTTGCGCAGCAGGAGGTGGACGGGCTGGCGTTCGCGCTGCCGGGCACCACGGCACTGTTGCCCACGGCCACGGTGATTTCACCGGCCTTCTATGCCGGCGACTCGGTCCTGCTCACCCGCAGCAGCTCCCCCGTGCGGGCCCTGGCCGCCCTGGAGGGCAAGCGTGTCACCGTGATCGGCAACGGGGAGTACCACGGCTATCTGGCTGCTCACCACCCCGCGATCGAGGTCTTTCCACTACCTGCCGCGGCAGACATGGTGGCCGCGGTGGACAGCGGCACCGTGGACGCGGCGCTGGGCATGGACGCCATCCTGATTCCGCTCGCACGCCGGGGCAACAGCACCACGCTGGCGGTGCATCCGGCCAGCGATGGCCCCTCCGTGCGAATCCGGGTCGCCTCCCACCCTGCGCGTGCCGCCGAGATGGACCGGGCCCATCAGGCGTTCCGCTCGTTGCCGCTGGACACCCAGCAGGATCTGGTCGGCCGGTGGATGGATGCCCTGTATCGCTCGCCTCCCACTCTCCATGCCGTCCTCTCTTTCTATCGCACGCCGATCATCGTACTGGTGCTGTCCATCCTTGGTGCGGCCTTCGTGATCATCCAGGCCTACCGCAATGCGCGGGCGACGGCGGCGCTGCAGGCCAGCACGGCGCGCATGTTGACCCTGGTCAATCACGAAGTGCGCAATGGCGTGGCCTCGGTCATTTCCGCCATCGACCTGATTGAATCCACCGTCCCCACCCGGCCGCCGCGCCCGTGA